One genomic window of Quadrisphaera setariae includes the following:
- a CDS encoding DUF1800 domain-containing protein, whose translation MALSPQLDALHDRVRLYAPGGLPVPLDAAGVRHLVRRLTWGESPGLLEEVRRDPQAWFDAQLDPSRVDDSACDGYTARFTKVRRSIAEVRAQDKNGSWDTMSELGWLTTARYAWSRRQLFEVVCDFWSNHLNVTNPSSDVWDSRHDYDAAVIRRHALGSFEEMLVASAKHPAMLRYLDNTSSTKKAPNENYAREVMELHTVGVGAGYGEAGVRAAARVLTGLTVGKDGTYAYDPSRHDTSAASVLGWSTPAHSAADGEAVATSLLRHLARHSATATAVARKLAVRFVSDDPPASLVSRLAGVYTAAGTQVVPVLKALFTSDEFWASAGQKTRRPLEGFIATVRMTGSTPGDAGRGGIDDLYWQTRELGQAPLAWAPPNGYPDVAAAWRSAGGTLSRWNESTKVVNGWWPNKLARLPDKSLLPSPLPTTFGALVDALVLRLLGRPATATERAALLAFTEHGAGDALKSTDQWVGWRLNSVVTTILNSPGHMER comes from the coding sequence GTGGCGCTCAGCCCCCAGCTCGACGCCCTCCACGACCGCGTGCGCCTGTACGCGCCCGGCGGCCTCCCCGTGCCGCTGGACGCCGCCGGCGTGCGCCACCTCGTGCGGCGCCTCACCTGGGGCGAGTCCCCCGGCCTGCTCGAGGAGGTGCGGCGGGACCCGCAGGCGTGGTTCGACGCCCAGCTCGACCCGTCCCGCGTCGACGACTCCGCCTGCGACGGGTACACCGCCCGGTTCACCAAGGTGCGGCGCTCGATCGCCGAGGTGCGGGCGCAGGACAAGAACGGCAGCTGGGACACCATGTCCGAGCTCGGCTGGCTCACCACCGCGCGGTACGCGTGGAGCCGGCGCCAGCTCTTCGAGGTGGTCTGCGACTTCTGGTCCAACCACCTCAACGTCACGAACCCCAGCTCCGACGTGTGGGACTCCCGGCACGACTACGACGCCGCCGTCATCCGGCGCCACGCCCTGGGCTCGTTCGAGGAGATGCTCGTCGCCTCGGCCAAGCACCCCGCGATGCTGCGCTACCTCGACAACACCTCCTCCACCAAGAAGGCGCCGAACGAGAACTACGCGCGCGAGGTCATGGAGCTGCACACCGTCGGGGTCGGCGCCGGGTACGGCGAGGCCGGCGTGCGCGCCGCAGCCCGCGTCCTCACGGGCCTGACCGTCGGCAAGGACGGCACCTACGCCTACGACCCCAGCCGCCACGACACCTCGGCCGCGTCCGTGCTGGGCTGGTCGACCCCCGCGCACAGCGCCGCCGACGGCGAGGCGGTGGCCACCTCCCTGCTGCGCCACCTCGCGCGGCACAGCGCCACGGCGACGGCGGTCGCGCGCAAGCTGGCCGTCCGCTTCGTCAGCGACGACCCCCCGGCGTCCCTGGTCAGCCGGCTCGCGGGCGTCTACACCGCAGCGGGCACGCAGGTGGTTCCGGTGCTCAAGGCGCTGTTCACCTCCGACGAGTTCTGGGCCTCGGCCGGCCAGAAGACCCGGCGGCCGCTGGAGGGGTTCATCGCCACCGTGCGCATGACCGGCTCCACCCCCGGCGACGCCGGGCGCGGCGGCATCGACGACCTGTACTGGCAGACCCGCGAGCTCGGCCAGGCGCCGCTGGCGTGGGCCCCGCCCAACGGCTACCCGGACGTCGCGGCCGCGTGGCGCTCGGCCGGCGGCACCCTGAGCCGCTGGAACGAGAGCACCAAGGTGGTCAACGGGTGGTGGCCCAACAAGCTGGCCCGCCTGCCCGACAAGAGCCTCCTGCCCTCCCCGCTGCCGACGACGTTCGGCGCGCTGGTCGACGCCCTCGTGCTGCGCCTGCTCGGCCGCCCGGCCACCGCCACCGAGCGCGCCGCGCTGCTGGCCTTCACCGAGCACGGCGCGGGCGACGCGCTGAAGAGCACCGACCAGTGGGTCGGCTGGCGGCTGAACAGCGTGGTGACCACCATCCTCAACTCGCCCGGACACATGGAGCGCTGA
- a CDS encoding ArsR family transcriptional regulator, giving the protein MRHPGPRHEQDDDEDDRWRALERRVAALEAAAGAERAGSAAELPSSPSPAAGSVPPARAGGGASFWALEEVRRQVAGHGLDGGAVLFTGTATLPGGTAEWQETRVVDDLLDDGSLDALEAPASALAALGSPVRLLLLVRVLRSPTGTASAAELTADEALGTSGQVYHHVRQLVAAGWLRTAARGRYAVPAERVVPLLVALALAGR; this is encoded by the coding sequence GTGCGCCACCCCGGTCCCCGCCACGAGCAGGACGACGACGAGGACGACCGCTGGCGCGCCCTCGAGCGCCGCGTCGCCGCCCTCGAGGCCGCTGCCGGGGCCGAGCGGGCCGGGTCCGCGGCCGAGCTCCCGTCGTCCCCGTCGCCCGCGGCTGGGTCCGTGCCCCCGGCGCGCGCCGGGGGCGGGGCCTCGTTCTGGGCCCTGGAGGAGGTGCGCCGCCAGGTCGCCGGGCACGGCCTGGACGGGGGAGCGGTGCTGTTCACCGGCACCGCCACCCTTCCCGGCGGCACGGCCGAGTGGCAGGAGACCCGCGTGGTCGACGACCTCCTCGACGACGGCTCCCTCGACGCCCTCGAGGCCCCGGCGTCCGCGCTGGCCGCCCTCGGCAGCCCGGTCCGCCTGCTCCTGCTGGTGCGCGTGCTGCGCAGCCCCACCGGCACGGCCAGCGCCGCCGAGCTCACCGCCGACGAGGCGCTCGGGACGAGCGGGCAGGTGTACCACCACGTGCGGCAGCTGGTGGCCGCCGGCTGGCTGCGCACCGCCGCGCGCGGTCGCTACGCCGTCCCCGCGGAGCGCGTGGTGCCGCTGCTGGTGGCGCTGGCGCTCGCCGGCCGCTGA
- a CDS encoding glycosyltransferase has protein sequence MSAQLRVVAVVVAHDRRELLLACLRALAEQKRPVDLVVVVDNASHDGSADAAVTLAHELDLPVDVIRLVRNTGGAGGFAAGLARAVAGHAADRVWLMDDDTIPTPTALGELLAVDERYQWLGGARPAVTASRVVWTDGRDHPMNTPRRRPLARTADQRLAARAGAVPVRSSSFVSMLVDASAVRRHGLPVADYFLWNDDFEYSTRLLRHGVGLYVPTSVVEHRTKTFGATDADPGERFRWEVRNKLWMFTRSGSLAWWEKLLYGGSSARRWVRTFRRSQAPEVLWAAARAGVREALRPPRTTAQVLAGLGPVSEQAAGLEAGTWR, from the coding sequence GTGTCCGCACAGCTCCGCGTCGTCGCCGTCGTGGTCGCGCACGACAGGCGCGAGCTGCTCCTGGCCTGCCTGAGGGCGCTGGCGGAGCAGAAGCGCCCCGTCGACCTCGTCGTCGTCGTCGACAACGCCTCCCACGACGGGTCCGCCGACGCCGCCGTCACCCTCGCGCACGAGCTCGACCTCCCCGTCGACGTGATCCGCCTGGTCCGCAACACCGGCGGCGCGGGCGGCTTCGCCGCCGGCCTCGCACGCGCCGTGGCCGGGCACGCCGCCGACCGGGTCTGGCTCATGGACGACGACACCATCCCCACACCCACGGCGCTGGGTGAGCTGCTCGCCGTGGACGAGCGCTACCAGTGGCTCGGCGGCGCACGCCCCGCCGTCACCGCCAGCCGCGTGGTGTGGACCGACGGGCGCGACCACCCCATGAACACCCCGCGCCGCCGCCCGCTCGCCCGCACCGCGGACCAGCGCCTCGCGGCGCGGGCCGGTGCGGTGCCGGTGCGCTCGTCGTCGTTCGTGTCGATGCTCGTCGACGCCTCCGCGGTGCGTCGCCACGGCCTGCCCGTGGCCGACTACTTCCTCTGGAACGACGACTTCGAGTACTCCACCCGACTGCTGCGCCACGGCGTGGGGCTGTACGTGCCGACGTCCGTGGTGGAGCACCGCACGAAGACGTTCGGCGCCACCGACGCCGACCCCGGCGAGCGCTTCCGGTGGGAGGTGCGCAACAAGCTCTGGATGTTCACCCGCTCCGGCAGCCTCGCGTGGTGGGAGAAGCTCCTCTACGGCGGCTCCAGCGCGCGCCGCTGGGTGCGGACCTTCCGGCGCTCCCAGGCTCCCGAGGTGCTGTGGGCGGCGGCCCGCGCCGGCGTCCGCGAGGCGCTGCGGCCGCCGCGGACCACCGCGCAGGTGCTCGCCGGGCTCGGTCCGGTGAGCGAGCAGGCCGCCGGCCTGGAGGCCGGGACCTGGCGATGA
- a CDS encoding DUF6541 family protein, which yields MVGWSGAVAPAAVAAAVLVVPGLLVGRAAGLRGLVWSGVAPALSTGVVALAAVGAAVSGVRWGLLPLALATALTVVIALPVGLLTGGFGSGRGSRAGDGSRLRGLGHRDAAVALGAAGGLLGGGLLAGRRLTSALWDPTAVSQSYDAVFHLNAVRWVLDTGDGSSLHLGRLDHPGAATAFYPAAWHDVVSLAAMTTGGAVDVSTNATALAVALVVWPLGAVGLVRAVLGRRPVALAAAGALTAAFTAMPVAPLEWGVLYPTFLTTSLLPAPLALLVLAADRSRTLRARLGALAVAAGTLPGLALAQPSGGFALVALALPLGLVVLGRTTTAWWRAGHRVPALALPVLSVLVVALGWRVVDTSASVVSARATVWDPESSLRQAVEQAVLYSHLSIPEPVRWEVTRPPLWLAAALVLLGLALAVRRRQLRWVAGAHLVASVLYVCAWAVQTPLTRRLTGYWFNDAYRIAPLTVITGIVLASAAVSLAPAAVRRLVRRLRLLAAGTRPPVRTPGRRALSGRRRAAPAVRLVPAERWTALATTSAAVAVLVVLAGARGPGYAVTYGSLHANSVATSDTEYSDVLDAPERALLDRVASEVPAGVMVAGNPWNGSGLVYAVADRLTPFPHMTSTFDADRQVVAAHLRDAMTDPAVCPAVQRLHLGYVLDFGTYYLWGGDPADRDKRYPGLLDLATAPGFAAVDSQDGPDPSKGPVATLYRIDACGAITPGAFPSSSS from the coding sequence GTGGTCGGCTGGTCGGGTGCGGTCGCGCCCGCAGCAGTCGCCGCCGCCGTCCTCGTGGTGCCGGGCTTGCTGGTGGGGCGCGCTGCCGGCCTGCGCGGGCTCGTGTGGAGCGGGGTCGCCCCGGCGCTGTCCACCGGCGTGGTGGCGCTGGCCGCCGTCGGCGCCGCCGTCTCCGGGGTCCGCTGGGGCCTGCTGCCGCTCGCGCTGGCCACCGCGCTCACCGTCGTCATCGCCCTCCCGGTGGGGCTGCTGACGGGCGGCTTCGGCAGCGGGCGCGGCAGCCGGGCCGGCGACGGCTCGCGGCTGCGGGGGCTCGGCCACCGCGACGCCGCCGTCGCGCTCGGCGCCGCGGGTGGCCTCCTCGGCGGTGGGCTGCTCGCCGGACGGCGCCTCACCTCCGCGCTGTGGGACCCGACCGCCGTCTCGCAGAGCTACGACGCGGTGTTCCACCTCAACGCGGTCCGCTGGGTGCTCGACACCGGCGACGGATCCTCCCTGCACCTGGGCCGCCTCGACCACCCCGGCGCGGCCACCGCGTTCTACCCGGCCGCCTGGCACGACGTCGTCTCGCTGGCGGCGATGACCACCGGCGGCGCCGTCGACGTCTCCACCAACGCCACCGCCCTCGCCGTGGCCCTGGTGGTGTGGCCGCTGGGCGCGGTGGGCCTGGTCCGCGCCGTGCTGGGCCGCCGCCCCGTGGCCCTGGCCGCCGCCGGCGCGCTCACCGCGGCGTTCACCGCGATGCCCGTCGCCCCGCTGGAGTGGGGGGTCCTCTACCCGACCTTCCTCACCACGAGCCTGCTGCCCGCCCCGCTGGCGCTCCTCGTGCTGGCCGCCGACAGGTCCCGCACCCTGCGTGCGCGCCTCGGGGCGCTCGCGGTCGCCGCGGGGACGCTGCCGGGGCTGGCGCTCGCCCAGCCCAGCGGCGGGTTCGCCCTGGTGGCGCTGGCGCTGCCGCTCGGGCTGGTGGTGCTGGGCAGGACCACGACGGCGTGGTGGCGCGCCGGGCACCGCGTCCCCGCGCTGGCGCTGCCGGTGCTGTCGGTGCTGGTCGTGGCGCTCGGCTGGCGCGTGGTGGACACGTCGGCGTCCGTGGTGAGCGCCCGCGCCACGGTGTGGGACCCCGAGTCGTCCCTGCGACAGGCCGTCGAGCAGGCCGTGCTCTACAGCCACCTCAGCATCCCCGAGCCCGTGCGCTGGGAGGTCACCCGACCGCCGCTGTGGCTCGCCGCCGCCCTCGTGCTGCTCGGGCTGGCGCTCGCCGTCCGTCGCCGGCAGCTGCGGTGGGTCGCGGGGGCGCACCTGGTGGCCTCGGTGCTGTACGTGTGCGCGTGGGCGGTGCAGACACCGCTGACCCGGCGGCTCACCGGGTACTGGTTCAACGACGCCTACCGGATCGCGCCGCTGACGGTCATCACGGGGATCGTGCTGGCCAGCGCGGCGGTGTCGCTCGCCCCGGCTGCCGTGCGGCGGCTCGTGCGGCGGCTGCGGCTCCTCGCCGCCGGAACGCGCCCCCCGGTGCGCACCCCAGGACGGCGGGCCCTGTCGGGGCGGCGGCGCGCGGCACCCGCGGTGCGCCTGGTACCTGCTGAGCGGTGGACGGCGCTGGCCACGACGAGCGCCGCCGTGGCCGTGCTCGTGGTGCTCGCGGGAGCGCGCGGGCCGGGCTACGCCGTGACCTACGGCTCGCTGCACGCCAACTCCGTGGCCACCAGCGACACCGAGTACTCCGACGTGCTCGACGCACCGGAGCGGGCCCTGCTGGACCGGGTGGCCTCGGAGGTGCCGGCGGGCGTCATGGTGGCGGGCAACCCGTGGAACGGGTCGGGGCTCGTCTACGCCGTCGCCGACCGGCTGACCCCCTTCCCGCACATGACCTCGACGTTCGACGCCGACCGCCAGGTGGTGGCGGCGCACCTGCGCGACGCGATGACCGACCCCGCCGTCTGCCCCGCCGTGCAGCGGCTGCACCTGGGGTACGTGCTCGACTTCGGCACCTACTACCTCTGGGGCGGGGACCCCGCGGACCGGGACAAGAGGTACCCCGGCCTGCTCGACCTCGCGACCGCCCCCGGCTTCGCGGCCGTCGACTCGCAGGACGGCCCCGATCCCTCCAAGGGCCCGGTCGCCACGCTGTACCGGATCGACGCCTGCGGGGCCATCACACCCGGAGCGTTCCCTTCGTCGTCGTCCTGA
- a CDS encoding DUF1501 domain-containing protein: MARPVPLPRTQPAAPSPSSSTSATSATTTAGCGCPDGRGGAGSFSRRSLLKALGVGAMTLVATEQVHTQVAFAAPGYTGDVLVVLSLRGGMDGLSAVVPGGDPDYYRLRPTIAVPQSSLLGLDGTFGLHPAMAPLMPLWKAGRLGAVHGVGLPGASRSHFAAMEDMEKAAPGTSLRTGWLDRTLGTRSVNGGAAGTFQAVSMTGSQTPQMLAGPAPELTLKRLEGFALAGPGDSAVEKARWTKAYAALHAEGPPTVAETGRAALAAAATISSTLGSTPAGSGYPDTDLGKSLRDLARMVKAGVGVQAAAVDHGDWDMHSGLGAAGGGWMKDKLTELATALAAFDADLGALMSGVTVLTISEFGRRADENGSGGLDHGHGNLMLALGGGVAGGKVHGKYPGLGASALDNGAVASVTDYRDVIGEVLQKRCGAGSLSEVFPGFSSAGALGLVRSR; the protein is encoded by the coding sequence ATGGCCCGACCCGTTCCGCTCCCCCGCACGCAGCCCGCTGCGCCCTCGCCGTCCTCCTCGACGTCGGCGACCTCGGCGACGACGACCGCCGGGTGCGGCTGCCCTGACGGGCGCGGCGGCGCCGGGAGCTTCTCGCGCCGCTCGCTGCTCAAGGCCCTCGGCGTGGGCGCGATGACGCTCGTGGCCACCGAGCAGGTGCACACGCAGGTGGCGTTCGCCGCGCCCGGCTACACCGGCGACGTGCTCGTGGTGCTCAGCCTGCGCGGCGGCATGGACGGGCTGAGCGCCGTGGTCCCCGGTGGAGACCCCGACTACTACCGCCTGCGGCCGACGATCGCGGTGCCGCAGTCGTCGCTGCTGGGGCTGGACGGCACGTTCGGGCTGCACCCGGCGATGGCACCGCTGATGCCGCTGTGGAAGGCGGGACGGCTCGGAGCGGTGCACGGCGTGGGGCTGCCCGGTGCGAGCCGCAGCCACTTCGCCGCCATGGAGGACATGGAGAAGGCCGCGCCGGGGACGTCCCTGCGCACGGGCTGGCTGGACCGGACCCTCGGGACGCGCTCGGTCAACGGCGGGGCCGCGGGGACCTTCCAGGCCGTGTCGATGACGGGCTCGCAGACCCCGCAGATGCTCGCCGGGCCCGCTCCGGAGCTGACGCTCAAGCGGCTGGAGGGCTTCGCGCTGGCCGGCCCCGGCGACAGCGCCGTGGAGAAGGCCCGCTGGACCAAGGCGTACGCGGCGCTGCACGCCGAGGGACCGCCGACCGTCGCCGAGACCGGGCGGGCGGCGCTGGCCGCCGCGGCCACCATCTCCAGCACCCTCGGCTCCACGCCCGCGGGCAGCGGCTACCCGGACACCGACCTGGGGAAGTCCCTGCGCGACCTCGCCCGGATGGTGAAGGCCGGCGTGGGCGTGCAGGCGGCAGCCGTCGACCACGGCGACTGGGACATGCACTCCGGCCTCGGCGCCGCGGGCGGCGGCTGGATGAAGGACAAGCTCACCGAGCTGGCGACGGCGCTGGCGGCGTTCGACGCCGACCTCGGCGCGCTCATGTCCGGCGTGACGGTGCTGACCATCAGCGAGTTCGGGCGCCGGGCCGACGAGAACGGCTCCGGCGGCCTCGACCACGGGCACGGCAACCTCATGCTCGCCCTGGGCGGCGGCGTGGCCGGCGGGAAGGTGCACGGCAAGTACCCCGGGCTCGGCGCGTCCGCGCTGGACAACGGGGCGGTGGCCAGCGTGACCGACTACCGCGACGTCATCGGCGAGGTGCTGCAGAAGCGCTGCGGCGCCGGGTCGCTGTCGGAGGTGTTCCCGGGCTTCTCCTCGGCCGGGGCGCTGGGCCTGGTCCGCTCCCGCTGA
- a CDS encoding cell wall-binding repeat-containing protein — translation MANRTGGEDRYATAALVAAQVVAALREGGAAPGGVLLASGEDAPGGIDALSASFLAGHLSAPLLLTARGGLPAPTAAALRDLLPSLPRDSGGRPTVHVMGGTAVITADVVRAVEALGAAVVRVAGDDRYGTAAAAAAIGAPSARTYALVGRSSGTAAERTAIIASGTNPADALSAGPLACAARVPLLLTGRDALPDATRTALTTMKVRQVVTLGGPAAIGTAVLDALHAMGLAVLPVRGADRYDTSAVLLALACAPQLGSGAKDGDVGGFGTGFDTAASGYLANGARFPDALACGPLAGLARRPLFVTGPDALADATRSVLPGTGVRSLVGVGRSGALPDAVLDAAVGALAR, via the coding sequence GTGGCGAACAGGACCGGCGGCGAGGACCGCTACGCGACCGCCGCGCTCGTGGCCGCCCAGGTGGTCGCCGCGCTGCGCGAGGGCGGGGCCGCCCCCGGCGGGGTGCTGCTCGCCAGCGGCGAGGACGCCCCCGGCGGCATCGACGCGCTCTCGGCGTCCTTCCTGGCCGGACACCTGTCGGCGCCCCTCCTGCTCACCGCCCGCGGTGGCCTGCCGGCCCCGACCGCTGCCGCGCTGCGCGACCTGCTGCCCTCCCTGCCCCGCGACTCCGGGGGCAGGCCGACCGTGCACGTCATGGGCGGCACCGCCGTCATCACCGCTGACGTGGTGCGGGCCGTGGAGGCGCTCGGCGCCGCGGTGGTGCGGGTGGCCGGCGACGACAGGTACGGCACCGCGGCCGCGGCCGCCGCCATCGGCGCCCCCTCGGCCCGCACGTACGCGCTGGTGGGTCGCTCGTCCGGGACCGCCGCCGAGCGCACGGCCATCATCGCCAGCGGCACCAACCCCGCCGACGCCCTCTCCGCCGGACCGCTCGCGTGCGCGGCCCGCGTGCCGCTGCTGCTGACCGGCCGCGACGCGCTGCCGGACGCCACGCGCACCGCGCTGACGACCATGAAGGTGCGCCAGGTGGTCACCCTCGGCGGCCCGGCGGCCATCGGGACGGCGGTCCTCGACGCCCTCCACGCCATGGGCCTGGCGGTGCTGCCCGTGCGCGGCGCCGACAGGTACGACACCTCCGCGGTGCTCCTGGCGCTCGCCTGCGCCCCGCAGCTGGGCAGCGGCGCGAAGGACGGCGACGTCGGCGGCTTCGGGACCGGCTTCGACACCGCCGCGTCCGGCTACCTGGCCAACGGCGCCCGCTTCCCCGACGCCCTGGCCTGCGGCCCCCTGGCCGGGCTGGCGCGCCGCCCGCTGTTCGTCACCGGGCCCGACGCGCTCGCGGACGCGACGCGCTCGGTGCTGCCGGGCACGGGCGTCCGCTCGCTGGTGGGCGTGGGCCGCTCCGGCGCCCTGCCCGACGCGGTGCTCGACGCCGCCGTCGGCGCCCTGGCCCGCTGA
- a CDS encoding serine hydrolase domain-containing protein has translation MRSSPRLRTPAPSVLAALVALVVGAVAAALVGPRPLDLGDARTGDPALAERVTAALGTTAGHRGLAVAWVEDGRVTTAGLGTAARGGAPVTGGTPFETGSVAKVLTGMLLADAAGRGEVRLDQPVGELVPGTALADGRATLAELATHRSGLPRLDPAPAAVLRATTASLTAGDPYDGSAAEVLDAAGRAGAPGGAEPAYSNLGVAALGDALAARAGTSYADLLADRLTGPLGMTSTTVATTAQEVPAGAAQPVSANGREHAFWTAEGYAPAGVGTFSTAADLGALAAAALEGRAPGQTALDPVAPAGGDAPAGQQDGLGWVVDPADPATGRPAITWHNGGTGGTRTYVGLDRAGGRAVVVLATGADGVEALGRALLTDGSGTDGAPGRDR, from the coding sequence ATGCGCAGCTCACCGAGACTCCGCACCCCAGCCCCGTCCGTCCTGGCCGCGCTCGTCGCCCTGGTGGTCGGCGCCGTCGCTGCCGCGCTGGTGGGCCCGCGCCCGCTGGACCTGGGTGACGCCCGCACGGGCGACCCCGCCCTGGCCGAGCGCGTCACCGCCGCCCTCGGCACCACCGCGGGCCACCGCGGCCTGGCGGTCGCCTGGGTCGAGGACGGCCGCGTCACCACGGCCGGGCTCGGCACCGCCGCGCGCGGCGGCGCCCCGGTCACCGGTGGCACGCCGTTCGAGACCGGGTCGGTGGCCAAGGTGCTCACAGGGATGCTGCTGGCCGACGCCGCCGGGCGCGGCGAGGTCCGCCTCGACCAGCCCGTGGGCGAGCTGGTCCCCGGCACCGCCCTCGCCGACGGGCGCGCGACCCTGGCCGAGCTGGCCACCCACCGCTCCGGCCTGCCCCGGCTCGACCCCGCCCCGGCAGCCGTGCTGCGCGCCACGACCGCCTCCCTGACCGCGGGCGACCCCTACGACGGCAGCGCGGCCGAGGTGCTCGACGCCGCGGGCCGCGCCGGTGCTCCCGGCGGCGCCGAGCCCGCCTACTCCAACCTCGGCGTCGCGGCCCTCGGCGACGCGCTCGCCGCCCGCGCGGGCACCAGCTACGCCGACCTCCTCGCCGACCGCCTCACCGGTCCGCTGGGCATGACCTCGACCACCGTCGCCACCACGGCGCAGGAGGTGCCCGCCGGTGCCGCCCAGCCGGTGTCCGCCAACGGGCGCGAGCACGCCTTCTGGACCGCCGAGGGCTACGCCCCCGCGGGCGTCGGCACCTTCTCCACCGCCGCCGACCTGGGCGCCCTCGCCGCCGCCGCGCTCGAGGGGCGCGCGCCCGGCCAGACCGCGCTCGACCCCGTCGCCCCCGCCGGCGGCGACGCGCCCGCAGGCCAGCAGGACGGGCTCGGCTGGGTGGTCGACCCGGCCGACCCCGCCACGGGTCGTCCAGCGATCACCTGGCACAACGGCGGCACCGGCGGGACCCGCACCTACGTCGGGCTCGACAGGGCGGGCGGGCGCGCCGTCGTCGTCCTGGCCACCGGGGCCGACGGCGTGGAGGCGCTCGGGCGGGCCCTGCTCACCGACGGCAGCGGCACTGACGGCGCGCCAGGGCGGGACCGGTGA
- a CDS encoding glycosyltransferase — MSPPLAGAGEPFSLLLPVYRRDSPAFLRRAFASATREQTRPPAEVVLVRDGPVPDALAVVLDQLEASSAVPVVRVDLPVNRGLAAALEAGLARCSHELVARMDADDVSLPHRFAVQLPLLDGEVDTCDVVGSALEEFSGGPSDQDDDEHAASGAGETTLAVRTPPAGHDAIAVRARFHSPFNHPTVVYRRSAVARAGGYRDLPLLEDYWLFTRMIATGSRAANVQVPLVRYRVGAGAYARRGGLRLLRSELQLQRHLVAEGFTTPAQFARNVLVRGGYRAVPQGLRRLAYRAVFTRRPPSSS; from the coding sequence ATGAGCCCACCGCTCGCAGGAGCGGGTGAGCCCTTCTCCCTGCTCCTGCCGGTCTACCGCCGCGACAGCCCTGCGTTCCTGCGCCGCGCGTTCGCGTCGGCCACGCGGGAGCAGACCCGGCCGCCGGCCGAGGTCGTGCTCGTGCGCGACGGCCCCGTGCCGGACGCGCTGGCCGTCGTGCTCGACCAGCTGGAGGCCAGCTCGGCGGTCCCAGTGGTGCGCGTCGACCTGCCCGTCAACCGCGGCCTCGCCGCGGCGCTGGAGGCCGGCCTGGCCCGCTGCTCCCACGAGCTGGTGGCCCGCATGGACGCCGACGACGTCTCCCTGCCCCACCGCTTCGCCGTGCAGCTGCCGCTGCTCGACGGGGAGGTCGACACCTGCGACGTGGTCGGCTCGGCGCTGGAGGAGTTCTCCGGCGGCCCGTCGGACCAGGACGACGACGAGCACGCGGCGTCCGGAGCGGGGGAGACCACGCTCGCGGTGCGCACGCCCCCCGCCGGGCACGACGCCATCGCCGTCCGCGCGCGCTTCCACAGCCCGTTCAACCACCCCACGGTGGTGTACCGGCGCTCCGCGGTGGCGCGCGCCGGCGGGTACCGGGACCTGCCGCTGCTGGAGGACTACTGGCTGTTCACCCGGATGATCGCCACCGGCTCCAGGGCCGCGAACGTGCAGGTGCCGCTGGTGCGCTACCGCGTCGGGGCGGGGGCCTACGCACGCCGCGGCGGGCTGCGGCTGCTGCGCAGCGAGCTGCAGCTGCAGCGCCACCTCGTGGCGGAGGGCTTCACCACGCCCGCGCAGTTCGCGCGCAACGTCCTGGTGCGCGGCGGGTACCGGGCCGTGCCGCAGGGGCTGCGCCGCCTGGCGTACCGCGCGGTGTTCACGCGGCGCCCGCCGTCGTCGTCCTGA